In the Bacillus amyloliquefaciens DSM 7 = ATCC 23350 genome, CGGCGGGGAAGCAGAACGTAGTAAGCTTGCAAAGTGTTCAGAAATCCTCTAAAGTGGTGTTGAGTGAACCTCGTGTATATGCGGAAGCGCAGGAAATCGCCGATCATTTAAAGAACAGGCGGGCGGTTGTCGTCAATCTTCAGCGCATCCAGCATGATCAGGCGAAAAGAATCGTCGACTTTTTAAGCGGAACCGTCTATGCTATCGGCGGCGACATTCAAAGAATCGGTTCGGATATTTTTCTGTGCACGCCTGATAATGTCGATGTTTCCGGCACGATTTCGGAGCTCATAAATGAAGACGAACATCAGAGGTGGTAAAGCAGGATGATTCTTTATCAAATTTTTTCCGTTCTGAGTTATTTAATTTACATCTACTCGTTTGCCCTGATTATCTATATCTTTATGTCATGGGTGCCGAGTACGAGAGAAACGGCGGTCGGACGGTTTCTCGCAGCGATTTGCGAACCGTACCTAGAACCGTTCAGAAGGATCATTCCGCCCATTGCCATGCTGGATATATCCCCGATTGTAGCGATTATCGTGCTTCGATTTGCCACGACGGGACTTTGGGGCCTGTACCGCATGATCGCAATGTATACTTGAATGTGACAGTTTGATACGGGCTTGGCACCAGCCAAGCCTCTTTACATAGAAAGGAAAGAACATGAGCGATATTTACCAGCACTTCAGACAAGACGAGCGG is a window encoding:
- the sepF gene encoding cell division protein SepF, encoding MSMKNKLKNFFSMDEEEYEYEYIETEKDHPEEHEQQKDKQPAYAQKPAGKQNVVSLQSVQKSSKVVLSEPRVYAEAQEIADHLKNRRAVVVNLQRIQHDQAKRIVDFLSGTVYAIGGDIQRIGSDIFLCTPDNVDVSGTISELINEDEHQRW
- a CDS encoding YggT family protein yields the protein MILYQIFSVLSYLIYIYSFALIIYIFMSWVPSTRETAVGRFLAAICEPYLEPFRRIIPPIAMLDISPIVAIIVLRFATTGLWGLYRMIAMYT